CTTGCTGAATGTGTCAACTATCTATGCTATAGCCTATATTTGTGGAACTAATTTTTCGATTTTATTTCTGGAATAATAAAGGTCTCTCTCTGATGGAAAATAAGGCTCGGATCATCTTATGAGATgcccaaaattttgattgattgttttATTGACAAATTCACTACCCCAAATCATGAATGGAACTACAAAAATGAGAACCATTCTATTTCCACATAAGTGCCTTAACCTTCGTTTTTatctagaaaaaatttaaaaacaaattcaagagAGAGGACTTTCTTTATAAAtgtattctttcaaattttttcacaAAGATAGAGTGTGACAAAAAAaggttgtttttttctttataatgatAGTTTCTAGATGGTTGTAAAACTCTCAAAAACTGTTTCCCATTTCTCGAGTGTTGGGTCTGTCCGACCAGTCCATTTAGacacccaaacccaactccaacgCTCTCATTGCTTCAAAAGATTGCATCTAAAAAGCGGGAAAATGTATGCTTCAATTTTTAACTTGGTCTGGTAGCCCTTCAACCAAGTGAACTGGGAACAAGTTGATGTGGGGTAATATGTTGTTTCTGAATTTTGAATCAATCTGAGTAGTTTATGATCAGAGGAtgatttgaagctttggatgagTGAATTCAACTGCCAATTAATGATCATTTCCAAAAGTTTCCccataaaacataaatattttttttactttatcaaAAGCTAATGTGAATAAGTGAAAGCAATGATGTAGCCACACTGAAAAAGTATACTTTTCCGGCTTCCCCATGTGTTCCCTACTAACTTCATGCGAAATACATCTCATCTTTTTATTCCTTTGAATgatgaaaggaagaaaaaaaaaaaaaaggaaaacaacttgATGACTTCTGATGACTATAGTCTTGGGTTGTATTCATTGGGAATCATCACGGCCACTATCTTCTTTTATCctgcttttaattttaaaaaggaaaagaataaagCACAGAGACATATAGTTTCTTCACCAACATGATTACATACCGACAAATTAAAGTAGCTTTTGAAGGGTACGTATTTGTAGCCAAATGTGAAAGATGTGATTTGAAATAGTGTTGTTGTTGTAGGGCTAAAAGAGGAACAAGATGTTGGAGAGAGAGGAATGATGAAGAGAGAGGAGGCAAGTGAAGAAAGATTCGGAGGAGAGGTAGTAGCAAAGAGGTATGCCAGTGCTGGGGGTGGTCACAAGGCAGGTGGTGCACCAGGTGCTATGAATCATCGCACCAACTCACCTCACAGTGGCTCCAATACTTGCAACACCATCATCCATTTTGGCCTCACTTGCTTGGGCTTTGCACTCTTGGCTTCACTGCTTCTTCCCTATATTTTATGTAGCCTTTAGATTTGTATGATGTCAAGACATGGACTTCTTTTATTCCCAATTTagtattttcacttttttttctaacctaatttattaaaaaaaaaacaaaagaagaagaagaagaagaagaagaattagatcatgatattttaattaagaaGGTAAAGCAGGAAAGCTAAAACTCCCACCTGTAgagtaagagaaaaaaatgtgagaattttaatttatatattcaatgatCATACAGGATCGTATGTTGAATCACATGAAGAAATTATGCcataattactattaaaattgtACCAACCTGAATCCATGTGTGAATTTGAAGACAGTAcggatcttctaaggctgatGGAGGGCACCACCTTTCTCTGATTCTCTCAGGCAATGGGAGCGGGAGAGAGAGCGGTTCAATTCTTTCAAAAGATGTGATTCATTGAAAAGACATAAGCCTCaccttttataccctcctgccttagggaccatacccattggttattgggcctcacgggccttaggcccatcatctaaagcccgtgattgcgttgggctctacacataaggtggcccatactcttaaaacgaacattaaatcaaaatgtccataatttgaatagcttaatcatgaatcattgttaaatatgtgaatccatatttcaacaaaaaaaacataaacttaaATTAAGAAAGTTAACTTAATTAATTTAGGGTTAAATTAGACTTGGGTTGAGGCTCTACCAACAGCTCAATCCAAAATCTAACCTAAAATATGCATATTGTTTATActctattgaaaagaaaaaaaaaattgtccttTACTTTACATTCCCTAAAAAACCAAACTCTATCATACGTAAAGTTGTCAAAGTGGTATCATAAATCAGGTCAATGTAGaggaaaaatgaatttcaagtTATAATATTCGACATTTTTGCTaacatgttttaattatattaaaacatatttaagtcTTCCTTTGAATGCTATTGATGCTATTTTGGCAAACATCAACTTAATAATGTTTTGgacttttaaatttgatatactTGTCTTTACTAGATTGGGGCATATGTTGCTTATCTACTCAACATGTCTTCTGCTCTTAAAGTTTCTCTCTTTCATTCATCTTTTCTATAGTTCGATGTTTCATTCATCTTTTCTTTACTTcaatatttcttcttctttatctaCTTCAATATAGtttctctctttcattttcactaTCATCTTTTCTATGCTtcaatatttcttttcctttctttactTCAATATTGAACTAGCTCCTCTCACTCTTATTCTTTCtctacctcaattttttttttttctttctcattctctATCCTCTACTATggtatttttctctttcaaatttcatccattATCTACTTCAATATTTCAGTTTTCAGTCAAACTATCGAAAATAATCACTATAAAATCTTTGCAAAGAGGATTTAAACTAACGACTAGTTTGTTAACAATCAACATAAATTAAGTCTACTTGGAGAACCAGTAGGACACAGAGATGGATCTATGTATGTGTATAGGTTGAGCCTGCTTCAGATTGATTGACCCACCAGCCTATATAGCGAAATAGTAGAACACAAAGATCGATGGATCAATATGAATTAATTCAAGAATGGATGGTTAACCGCACccccttttatatatatatatatatatatatatatatatagataattttttgaattaatttatgaataaaaggGTATTCGGTAAATCAGTTATATTgcaacttaaaattattttttttgaattaatttatgaataagaagatatttgataaatcaatttaatgacttaatatgacttaataacttgatttaaattattaaacagattaagtatatttgataaaataacataatattacaacttaaaatcatttttaattttaagtatcaagtcaaaataattaattgattcttaatctcaaatcctttttattttatttatccaCATGGATGAaagtatattttagaattatgattttacatccatgattcattttttataataaatattttatggttatcTTATGTATGTATAATACTTTGAATATgacttatttataaataaaataattgtttaaaaataatgaataaatatgagttaaaattaataataataaatattagttaaaattaataagggtaaatgtatcagtttgatgatttagattaataaattttaaattaattttgtcagacaaaagtaataaattttaaattaataatttaaaaataatttaatttaaaattaacttaagtaACCAAGTAATAAATAtctaaatgttttctaaaattaggtTTGACAACACAGTTCAACCATTCAAATTTTCGATCGCTTATATTTCAGGTTGGATTCAATTCTTGAATCGTTTGCAAGGTTGAGATACTTTGAACCAATTGACCTACGGTACAACAACCAATTATCAAATTTCGTTTTTTCTCACTTGAGTGGGTGGGGATTTGAGATTGTCAATCTGTTTTTTTCTTGAGCTGGAAAAAGTATTAAGAGCCTACCACTAGACTATAATGCTCTGTTGTCAAAacaatgacttaaattaataaaatacaataCTTGCTTCCAAATAAAGTTACATACAGTAGAACTTTGATAAATTAATCTCAATAAATTGATAACTTgattaaatattagtttttgttaGTGTCAACTTGGGCCATCatactaaattaataattcattaaatttataaaataatataatattatagaaaaatttgTATAAGTTCAAATAGTACTCACTTATTACATAAGTTAATGATTTCCTGATATACAActaaatttataatatctatCTAAGAAGTCTTTGTAAAATATGTATCTAGTGTTACTTGTTTCTTCTTAAAATCGATGGCAAGTGCCTACAATCTCATCTTTATCTTTTCGTAATATAGAAAGAAATTTGGGTATGGTATTCTCATATTGTAGTAAGAAAGTATTCAATGTCATTGCTTTGACTGCTTATGTGAGTGAGACAGGCTCCATGATAGAACTATCATCTTCGATTTAGTCTTCTCTATCATTTCTCATGACGCTCTTAATAATCAGCTCATCACTCAAAATCTCTGAAATTGTGTTGTTTTCTCCCAAGTAGTTCAAGAGGTACTCGACGTCTATTCCATTGGGGCACTATAACTCTTTGATTACTATTTCCAGTTCTTGAATAGCTTTGTCATCTAAGGATTCATCTACCTTctctaaaatcattttatttatagacCTAATTTTACATTCTCAAAAGCAATTTGCAATCGTATTTGCCTGAGCATCTACTATCCAACTTAAAATTGCAAGATTCGTTACAtctaaaaatttatcttttatagaTTTGGTTGCCCTACTTCATAATTGTccaaaatattacaataaaatcgAGGATGACAACACATTTTGAAAGCTTATATGATCTTTGCTTCACAAGGTTGAGTCTTTGATGTTGTGATAGGTGGGCAAAAAAGCAATTCCACATTTTTCAATCCTTCAATCAGGACAATTACTATTAAGCAAGAAAACTTactaataaattcttttaaaattatcttatatccttgtttttgttcaatttcaaatcaattaatgtatagatatatacatataaatttttcttgtatttcaaTAGTCCCAAGGTCATAATtcaattaaggtaaaaaaatttaagaacttGAATTAGATTGCCAAAGAATAGCTTTGTTAAAAGATACTCATTTTTATACTTGCAATATCTTTTTTATATCAAAGTGGATTATGTTAAAAACTTgtcaaaatgatatttaaataaagtCAAATTGTTATGGGAGATTTAGGAATAAGTACCATGTTTATGGtagaaatttatttcaaaaattaagaaatcaaaaaattttatttgccttcaaaattttaaaaacaaatagtaAAAACACCCACAAAGACgatcttataaattattttcaaaactttagttaaaaattttagatatcATAAAGTCCCTAcctaatttattaaaataaaaggatatttaGATATCATAGGGCTAAGAGGATAGGGTATGCAAGTTGTATAAATCCATTTATAGATTAAAGAAGGCATCCCACTCATGGAACGAACATTATGATCAGATGGTTAAGACTTTTGACTTTGATCAAAACATGGATGAACCTTATGTGTACAAGAAGGTGTAGGGAAACATGGTGATCTTTATAATCTTGTACATAGACGACATTCTACTCATTGGTAATTATGATGTAAAGTTATTGTCATCTATCAAGATTTGGTTATCTACTCAATTCCAAATGAAAGATTTAGGAAAAGCGTAGTATATTTTTAGGATTAAGATCCTAAAAGATcgtaaaaataggaaactagcATTGTCTCAAGCCACTTACATTGACAAGCTTTTAATCAAGTATGTAATTTAGTCTCTTACCCTTCAGGCATGGAATTCCACTTTCTTAGGATTAGTGTCATCACACACTTGAAGAGAAAGAGCGCCTGTAGGTAGTACCCTATGCCTCAATAGTGGGTAAGCTTATGTATGCAATACTATGTACTAGACTGGATATTTGTTTTGCAGTGggtatggtgagtagatatTAGTCAAATTCAAGTCCATAACATTAGACACTTATCAAGCATATAGTCAAGTATCTTAGGAAAACAAAGGATCATATGCTTGTGTTCTAGAGTGACAAGTTAGTACACAAATGGTACACAAATTCAGACTTTCAGTTTGATAAGGATTTTTCTTGGTCTACCTCCAATTTTGTATTTACTTTTGGTGGTGCAACTATTAGTTAAAGAAGTGTCAAACAATCTTAGATTGTTGACTCCGTTATGGAAGCCAAGTACGTTGCAGCTTCTGAAGTGACAAAGGAAGTCGTTTTTCTTAGGAAGTTCCTCATAGGACTTAAGATTATACCCTTAGCTATACAACCCATGATACTATTTTGTGACAACAATTAAGATAGAGACCTTAAAAGATCGACATGATGTAAAAAATTTGGAGTTCGTTATctatttactaatattttaattttactttagtCTATCCTTATTCCAAGCAATATATCTTATGAACATTTAAGCATGAATCTCTTGCATTGTAAATGACTTGGGTAGATTAGGAGTTGCatgaaagatctaagtcataggttccttgcaatTAGATGATTTTTCCATAGTCGATTTATAAATTTAGGCAACCCATTTGAGGTTATAGTGCACAACCTCTTCATTTGAGGGATGGATAGTTTTAGCCATTGGGATAAGGTTCCCATAGTGAGTACACTAatgtgtatgattacacattatATGGGACCTATGGTAAGTTATGACATCAGACTATCGAGTAATCATAACTTCCCCAAGCTcctatattatattatatttcaaccttgaaagaatattgaacttgtgtcaaagttagtagtggctttaacctacgggtgagatcctaaagtgaccatatatttcctatgggtcattgttgatagaAACTAgtagcaacaagtattctcgatagaggtaccatgatatctcatggtcttggagatagtgtgtccccttgggtgatcctaaggaggtatGTACAGGTAAACTATGATCGTAGCAGTTCCTTAAATGGAACTTGACATCAACTTTTGATGagttaagatatgtcaattgatcaaaCTATATGAGGATTTgaaactcaaggatggtagaggtaaaCTTGAGAGGATGATatttttcaccttgttagattacagacaccaattcatggggagattgTATATAGCAAATAACATATCACGAAGTCGAGCACTTAGTGTCTccttgttatttacatagggtattgtaGTATAGTGGGacgttgagtcaacttcaaaattggattctaaatgAGCTAGTATTATCCTATGGGTTCTAGTGGTTCTTACTCAAGTTCATATGCCTTGGTAGcatgatttatgagggttggattgactcttaGCTTACTTATGTGCAcaaaggtgttttggtaatcACTTATGATTACACAGGCATTACTAAGTGATATCTCTATATTAGgcttattgattaattaatcaattatgacccttttgtgttagattaagtgacctaagcccatggtAGGCTCATGTCATTTAAGTCCaataggaaccctataaataccctcaTAGGGGTTAAGTTTTCAAGCTTCTTCCATTCATTTTTCTGCATTCTAGAGAAAGAGCCCTAGCCACCACCATCCAAAATTCCATCATTTAAGTGCCAAGCTTGAGGTTGAGTCATCAGAAGGAAGATCGTGGGTCTACAAGATTTCTAACGACTTCATATTTGTACTTCACCACAAGGATTAGATTTGGGAATATATGGATCTAGGTAAGTTCTCTATTCTCATGTACTAGATCTTGAAATTGAAGTTATATGCATGTCCTCACTGGCTGTAATTTATGGTTAAAGTCTCACTTAGCACAATGTGAATAATGTTTTCCTTTATGTTGATCTCATCGAGGAAGTTTAGCATGGCTTTGCCTCCCGATTATCACAATGAAAGGGAGTCTCTACTTGCTAATACTATTTGTAATCTTCACAAATTTCTTTATAGGTTGAAGTAAGCCCTATGGCAATGGTTTTCCAAGTTCTCTAGTGTGTTGATTGATAAAGGTTTTAAACAATTTGCTACAAACAACTTATTTTTTGTCGAGGTTATTGGTACTTCCTTCATTGCTTTGTTGATTTATGTAGATGACATTTGAAATTTTAGccaaaattgaatattttaattatttaattatctcAGTTGTAAATTAGGAAAGCCTAGAGATAGCGAACATAAGGCACATAgtatttttacatggaaaaccaccCACACAACatgcaaatataaaaatgaagggGTTAGAGATCTTAAATCACCAATCCActatttaaaattacaatacACAATTTTACCTAGTGGAAATTATCCCTAAGTCTTACCCCctttaattaattagcccaatccaaaagGATAATTCAGGATCTAATGTGACcttacatttttatcaaaacactcTCATACACTTACATGAATAAGAAACCCAAATACCCCTCAATAAATATGTcaccaaggaatatgagctcaagtgggaccattggaacccataggaaaataccgACTCACTCATAATCCAatttaaaaatgacttaaaatccCATTGTTGAGAGTCACTTGCACTCCAAGATCCTATGATATTAGAATGAAATATAAACTCAAGTATATTGTTGTgaacccgcatttttcacgatGCGTCCCCACACAAAATGGTGAGACTCGCTTTTGATTTGTGAAAAACtatattttcatcaaaatttggAGTCAttacttacttttatttttatttaaaaggaaaaatcaagtaagcaaaaaaaaccctaaaatgactCTTGACTTTTGGAAAAGTTGTCTGTAAAAAACTCGAGTTTAggttgtggacccgcatttttcacgtgcgtccccacttgatcggcgagactcgctttttatttgtgaaaaattaattttagaaaagttggagtcgccaccgattttatttttattttaaagggaaaataaaacaagaaagaaaaaccctaaaaagtgactccatagttttggaaaaaaacatgtctttgggAAACTTGAGTctaggttcggggatcaggttacttattgggaaggtacctctaggaggtagcactcctctaagccctaaaaaggtctctactgactaagttaaggggaatgtggcaattaatcggttaattatggatacctaagtaggctaggtggttccaaaaaatagcatgccaaacaagatcaaatcataataaaggaaggttaggatgcgtacccggaccgcttctcaagcgctatcataaaacatcgatggttaatttaaacaatatatcaccCAGCATgtgttttattagaaataatcaaacaatgaaacatgtatatcagaacactcaagcattattagacataagcattatttcacaatgacaagcatattcacagaattcagaaagtaggtgatagaggacatacctggatagcatagataatttgtaacgtgcttcctcaagttgtaaggggttagataacaaataataaaatatagaaatcttagcatgctcgttatctaattagcatagcaaaagtgatcaaagtatacagaatcgtcaattatcacatacatcttgtatataatgcCTAAAAATTGGATACACGTGATTTtaacaagtgtcaaatgtggcaacaaaaataaattttgaaaagattttcttatgtaggggtttcaccaattccccaattgatatacacgaatttagcttagaattatcccatttatttgggaccacaagctttaattcgtgttttattcaaaactgtaattttatttgaaagatgtgaaccgatcagatcaaaacatggttgcacattattttaaaaaataagattttgattctaagaactctaaatgaatttttgaaatggatttttaaggaaaatgagcttttgagaatagtgttgtattttaaaaataaaaagaaattaatttgaaagcaataaagtgtatgaatcaaaataccaagcaaaacaaaagagaacaaaatcacaaagtagaatttttgacgaccaagaaaattgaagtggtgagaatggaggtcaatcttcactatttttcgatggcctccgaaaagtaaattttactagagactaccaaagcaattaaactattcaaacttatATCAAATAAGCTAATGAGATACccaccaagaattaatgacgaatattcaagaaacacatctattaagaataacaatcaagaattagcatgagatcaattaaacacacaaacacatctagATTAACATACCGAaagccaaacactcattcaaaagACAGATTATCGCAAAGGCACCTAAAGGTTCTACAAAGTCCAGATTAGATAAGGAAAAGTGATgtgcataaatgaatttttaaaaaataataaatgatcctataaaatcataaaataaaataaaaaatcacacacatatttcaaaatgtatatatcacataaaaaataaattcggGGTCGaatagtactcaaaaatatttttaaaactataaatctAATCAGATGTACAAACTCCAGCATGCGCAGTAGGcacaactttgaaaaatcatatctccctcaaaaatgcatattttctaatattttatgtgtctaaaatcaatttcaagaagcttata
The sequence above is drawn from the Vitis riparia cultivar Riparia Gloire de Montpellier isolate 1030 chromosome 6, EGFV_Vit.rip_1.0, whole genome shotgun sequence genome and encodes:
- the LOC117916623 gene encoding uncharacterized protein LOC117916623 encodes the protein MEMARSGLLLLLLFLLVLPPDPFQSLLVSGLKEEQDVGERGMMKREEASEERFGGEVVAKRYASAGGGHKAGGAPGAMNHRTNSPHSGSNTCNTIIHFGLTCLGFALLASLLLPYILCSL